The nucleotide window GGGAAGCACAGGACGCCGCCTCGCCGAGACCGAGCGCGGGGAGAACCCGGGGCTAGTGAAGGAGTGTGTGCAGAAGTATCAGCGAGGCCAGGAGAGCCACGCCCGCGCGCTTCATTCCCGGCCCGGCGGTGCCCCCCATTTCGCCCAGAGGGACCCGCCAGCCGCACCGAGCCATCGTCGGAAGCGCGACCAGCGCAAAGGTGGTGAGCACCACAACGGAGGTCCGGACAAAGTAGTTCACATCCGGGAAAGCCGCCTTCATCGCGAAGGTCAGCGCAATGCTTGCCGCCAACCCCGTCCCCACAAGTTTCCGGGACGGCCCCGCAAGAAAGACCGCGCACATGATAAGAAGCACGAATCCGTTCTTCATGTAGTAGGTCGTCTCGTTGAACCAGTGCGTCAGCGCGAACCCCGGATCCGTGAACTTCACATGGATCTGAAGGAACGCGAAGGCCAGCCCCGTCCCGAGGGCCACGAGGATTGCCCCCTTCCCGGCGCGAACGACCTCCGCCTCCGTCGCATGAGGACGAAGGTATCGGCGGTAGATGTCCACCGACCACAGCGTCGCCACCGAGTTGAAGATGGAGTCCACCGTGCTCATGAGCGACGCGAACAATCCGCAGAGCACCAACCCGCGCGCGCCGACCGGCAGGAACTCCGTCACAAGCGTCAAGTAGGCGCGGTCCGGGTCCGCAAGCGGCCTCTCCGCGAGGATTCCCGCCAGCGCGATTCCCGGCACGACCACCAGCAACGCGGTGGCGTACTTCAGTACTCCGCCAACAAGAAGGCCGATTTGCGCCTCGCGGAGGTCCCGCGCGGCCAGCGCGCGCTGGAGGATGATCTGGTTCGATCCCCAGTAGTTCAGGTTGAGCAGCAGCATCCCGAGGATCGCGGTCCACGGGAGCTTCGGGTGATCCGACGGCATGTGCAGGTGCATGAGGTGCCCTGTCTTCCCGTACAGTTGCGACCATCCGCCCAGATGCTGCACCGCCGTCACGAGAAGCACCACACCCCCGGTGACAAGAAGCGCGAACTGAACCATGTCTGTTCGGACGACGGCCCGCAACCCACCGAGCAATGTGTATGTTGCGGAGAACGCGCCCAGCAACAGTGCAAGCGTTCGGAGACGCGTCTGCGGGTCATCGCCCAGAAACGCAATCAACTCTCCGAACGCGCCATTCACCGCGTACGAAGCCCAGAAGAGCGCCGACCCCAGGTACATGAACCCGTAGAGCGCAATCATCAGCACCGA belongs to Gemmatimonadota bacterium and includes:
- a CDS encoding sodium/solute symporter (Members of the Solute:Sodium Symporter (SSS), TC 2.A.21 as described in tcdb.org, catalyze solute:Na+ symport. Known solutes for members of the family include sugars, amino acids, nucleosides, inositols, vitamins, urea or anions, depending on the system.) — encoded protein: MILDAAIIVTYFVVIFAIGVRARLRGSVSVDEYFLGSRSLRWPQIAVSTIATNVHAGHFLGAAGSAYLYGLAQANLEINAIFGILLAAFLFVPMYLRLRVTTITQFFESRFGPRVALYYSVLMIALYGFMYLGSALFWASYAVNGAFGELIAFLGDDPQTRLRTLALLLGAFSATYTLLGGLRAVVRTDMVQFALLVTGGVVLLVTAVQHLGGWSQLYGKTGHLMHLHMPSDHPKLPWTAILGMLLLNLNYWGSNQIILQRALAARDLREAQIGLLVGGVLKYATALLVVVPGIALAGILAERPLADPDRAYLTLVTEFLPVGARGLVLCGLFASLMSTVDSIFNSVATLWSVDIYRRYLRPHATEAEVVRAGKGAILVALGTGLAFAFLQIHVKFTDPGFALTHWFNETTYYMKNGFVLLIMCAVFLAGPSRKLVGTGLAASIALTFAMKAAFPDVNYFVRTSVVVLTTFALVALPTMARCGWRVPLGEMGGTAGPGMKRAGVALLASLILLHTLLH